The following are encoded in a window of Phaseolus vulgaris cultivar G19833 chromosome 3, P. vulgaris v2.0, whole genome shotgun sequence genomic DNA:
- the LOC137808740 gene encoding ABSCISIC ACID-INSENSITIVE 5-like protein 7 isoform X1, whose amino-acid sequence MNFRNYDDNNSTWDAIHGKTPANVGSLLRQSSVYSLTFDEFQSTMEGIGKEFGSMNMDELLKNIWTAEETQALAFSAGTGEGHNHNPVSGGLQRQGFLTLPRTLSQKTVDEVWRDFIKDSGGANDGSGNGGSSIPQRQPTLGEMTLEEFLVRAGVVREDVPQQQIGKPNNNGWFGDFPRPNNNNGLLLGFQQPNRSNRNLGERVVENNNNNLAPKQPPLSLNSNHSQRPTQQQPPLFPKPSNVAFSAPMHLLNTAPHPSPARRGGLMEHSLNVGMVGLASANPEASPSRKISSDVISRSNVDNSSLSPVHYAINRGRKCSAIEKVVERRQRRMIKNRESAARSRARKQAYTFELEAEVAKLKEINRELQRKQAEIKEMQKNKQDLDPACQSRVSSRIQCLRRTLTGPW is encoded by the exons ATGAACTTCAGGAACTACGATGATAATAACTCTACTTGGGATGCCATCCATGGGAAGACACCGGCAAATGTTGGTTCTCTGTTGAGACAGTCATCAGTATACTCCCTTACATTTGATGAGTTTCAGAGCACCATGGAGGGGATTGGGAAGGAATTTGGGTCCATGAACATGGATGAACTCTTGAAGAACATTTGGACAGCTGAAGAGACTCAGGCCTTGGCATTTTCAGCTGGTACAGGAGAAGGCCACAACCATAACCCAGTTAGTGGTGGTTTGCAAAGACAGGGTTTTTTGACATTGCCAAGGACTCTTAGTCAGAAAACAGTGGATGAGGTTTGGAGGGACTTCATCAAAGATAGTGGTGGGGCCAACGATGGGAGTGGCAATGGTGGTTCATCCATTCCTCAAAGGCAACCAACACTGGGAGAAATGACTTTAGAGGAGTTTTTGGTGAGGGCTGGGGTGGTGAGAGAAGATGTGCCTCAACAACAAATTGGAAAACCAAATAACAATGGATGGTTTGGTGACTTTCCTAGACCAAACAATAACAATGGCCTACTTCTTGGATTCCAACAACCAAACAGAAGTAATAGGAATTTGGGTGAGAGGGTGGTGgagaacaacaacaacaacttaGCTCCCAAACAACCTCCTTTATCACTAAACTCAAACCACTCTCAACGACCAACACAACAGCAACCCCCACTTTTTCCAAAGCCATCAAATGTAGCTTTTTCTGCTCCTATGCATTTGTTGAACACTGCTCCACATCCTAGCCCTGCCAGAAGAGGAGGGTTGATGGAGCATTCACTGAATGTTGGAATGGTTGGTTTAGCCTCAGCTAATCCAGAGGCTTCTCCCTCCAGGAAAATATCATCAGATGTAATTTCAAGAAGTAATGTAGACAACTCTTCACTGTCCCCAGTTCATTATGCAATCAACAGGGGAAGGAAATGCAGTGCTATAGAGAAAGTGGTTGAGAGAAGACAAAGGAGAATGATCAAAAATAGAGAATCAGCTGCCAGGTCAAGGGCTCGTAAGCAG GCCTACACTTTCGAACTAGAAGCTGAAGTTGCAAAACTCAAGGAAATAAACAGAGAATTGCAAAGAAAACAG GCAGAAATTAAggaaatgcaaaaaaataag cAGGATTTGGACCCTGCATGCCAGTCAAGGGTAAGTAGTAGAATACAATGCTTGAGAAGGACACTTACAGGACCATGGTAG
- the LOC137808740 gene encoding ABSCISIC ACID-INSENSITIVE 5-like protein 7 isoform X2, producing the protein MNFRNYDDNNSTWDAIHGKTPANVGSLLRQSSVYSLTFDEFQSTMEGIGKEFGSMNMDELLKNIWTAEETQALAFSAGTGEGHNHNPVSGGLQRQGFLTLPRTLSQKTVDEVWRDFIKDSGGANDGSGNGGSSIPQRQPTLGEMTLEEFLVRAGVVREDVPQQQIGKPNNNGWFGDFPRPNNNNGLLLGFQQPNRSNRNLGERVVENNNNNLAPKQPPLSLNSNHSQRPTQQQPPLFPKPSNVAFSAPMHLLNTAPHPSPARRGGLMEHSLNVGMVGLASANPEASPSRKISSDVISRSNVDNSSLSPVHYAINRGRKCSAIEKVVERRQRRMIKNRESAARSRARKQAYTFELEAEVAKLKEINRELQRKQAEIKEMQKNKDLDPACQSRVSSRIQCLRRTLTGPW; encoded by the exons ATGAACTTCAGGAACTACGATGATAATAACTCTACTTGGGATGCCATCCATGGGAAGACACCGGCAAATGTTGGTTCTCTGTTGAGACAGTCATCAGTATACTCCCTTACATTTGATGAGTTTCAGAGCACCATGGAGGGGATTGGGAAGGAATTTGGGTCCATGAACATGGATGAACTCTTGAAGAACATTTGGACAGCTGAAGAGACTCAGGCCTTGGCATTTTCAGCTGGTACAGGAGAAGGCCACAACCATAACCCAGTTAGTGGTGGTTTGCAAAGACAGGGTTTTTTGACATTGCCAAGGACTCTTAGTCAGAAAACAGTGGATGAGGTTTGGAGGGACTTCATCAAAGATAGTGGTGGGGCCAACGATGGGAGTGGCAATGGTGGTTCATCCATTCCTCAAAGGCAACCAACACTGGGAGAAATGACTTTAGAGGAGTTTTTGGTGAGGGCTGGGGTGGTGAGAGAAGATGTGCCTCAACAACAAATTGGAAAACCAAATAACAATGGATGGTTTGGTGACTTTCCTAGACCAAACAATAACAATGGCCTACTTCTTGGATTCCAACAACCAAACAGAAGTAATAGGAATTTGGGTGAGAGGGTGGTGgagaacaacaacaacaacttaGCTCCCAAACAACCTCCTTTATCACTAAACTCAAACCACTCTCAACGACCAACACAACAGCAACCCCCACTTTTTCCAAAGCCATCAAATGTAGCTTTTTCTGCTCCTATGCATTTGTTGAACACTGCTCCACATCCTAGCCCTGCCAGAAGAGGAGGGTTGATGGAGCATTCACTGAATGTTGGAATGGTTGGTTTAGCCTCAGCTAATCCAGAGGCTTCTCCCTCCAGGAAAATATCATCAGATGTAATTTCAAGAAGTAATGTAGACAACTCTTCACTGTCCCCAGTTCATTATGCAATCAACAGGGGAAGGAAATGCAGTGCTATAGAGAAAGTGGTTGAGAGAAGACAAAGGAGAATGATCAAAAATAGAGAATCAGCTGCCAGGTCAAGGGCTCGTAAGCAG GCCTACACTTTCGAACTAGAAGCTGAAGTTGCAAAACTCAAGGAAATAAACAGAGAATTGCAAAGAAAACAG GCAGAAATTAAggaaatgcaaaaaaataag GATTTGGACCCTGCATGCCAGTCAAGGGTAAGTAGTAGAATACAATGCTTGAGAAGGACACTTACAGGACCATGGTAG
- the LOC137808739 gene encoding protein DJ-1 homolog C produces the protein MSLLLLPQPSTTLSPVTASAAAARIPFAAVKPRRQRALTPKATLSISPPATAPNAIPPKKVLVPIGLGTEEMEAVIMIHVLRRAGAEVTVASVEPLLQVEAAGGTKIVADTDISACSDQIFDLVALPGGMPGSARLRDCEVLRKITSKQAEENRLYGAICAAPAVTLLPWGLLKKKKITCHPAFFDSLPTFWAVKSNLQVSRGLTTSPGPGTTYQFALSLAEQLFGESVAREVAELLLIRTDDDNATKEFNKVEWSIGHHTPSVLIPIAHGSEEIDVVTVVDILRRAKANVIVASVEKSLEVLASQGTKIVADILIRDAQESTHDLIILPGGTTGTQKLSKSRILKKLLKEQNSTGRIYGAICSSLAILHKQGLLKDKRATAHPSVSDKVNDEAINGAKVVIDGNLITSEGLATATYFALAIVSKLFGNGRARSVAKGLVFEYPK, from the exons ATGTCGTTGCTGCTACTGCCTCAACCGTCCACCACCCTCTCTCCGGTCACCGCCTCTGCCGCCGCCGCACGCATACCCTTCGCCGCCGTCAAGCCTCGGAGGCAGAGAGCGCTCACTCCGAAAGCCACACTCTCAATCTCTCCCCCAGCTACAGCACCCAATGCAATCCCTCCGAAGAAGGTTCTGGTTCCCATCGGTTTGGGCACCGAAGAAATGGAAGCCGTTATCATGATTCACGTCCTGCGACGCGCCGGCGCGGAAGTCACCGTCGCCTCCGTGGAGCCGCTGCTCCAAGTAGAAGCCGCCGGAGGCACCAAAATAGTCGCCGACACCGACATTTCCGCGTGTTCCGATCAAATTTTTGACCTCGTTGCTTTACCC GGAGGAATGCCTGGCTCTGCAAGACTACGGGATTGCGAAGTTCTGCGAAAAATCACTAGCAAACAAGCTGAGGAAAATAGGCTCTATGGAGCTATTTGTGCTGCTCCCGCTGTCACCCTTTTGCCATGGGGTcttttgaagaagaagaag ATAACTTGTCACCCCGCATTCTTCGACAGCCTTCCAACCTTTTGGGCAGTTAAATCAAATCTTCAGGTTTCCAGAGGACTCACAACCAGCCCGGGGCCTGGAACAACATACCAGTTTGCTTTGTCCTTGGCCGAGCAGCTATTTGGGGAGTCTGTTGCTAGGGAGGTCGCAGAATTGTTG ttGATTAGAACGGATGATGATAATGCAACTAAGGAGTTCAATAAAGTTGAATGGTCTATTGGCCATCACACCCCTAGT GTCCTCATACCAATTGCACATGGTTCGGAAGAGATTGATGTAGTGACTGTGGTAGATATTCTAAGGCGAGCAAAAGCTAATGTCATAGTTGCTTCAGTTGAGAAATCTCTTGAAGTTTTGGCTTCACAAGGAACGAAAATTGTTGCTGATATATTAATTAGGGATGCTCAGGAGTCAACACATGATTTGATTATTCTTCCA GGAGGAACTACTGGTACCCAAAAACTAAGCAAATCAAGAATTCTGAAGAAGCTTCTTAAAGAACAAAATTCAACTGGAAGAATATATGGGGCGATCTGTTCTTCACTTGCTATTCTACACAAACAAGGTTTACTCAAG GACAAGAGGGCCACAGCCCATCCCTCTGTCTCAGACAAGGTTAATGACGAAGCAATAAATGGGGCCAAAGTAGTTATTGATGGAAATTTGATCACTAGTGAGGGGCTTGCCACTGCAACATATTTTGCACTGGCCATTGTGAGCAAGCTATTTGGCAATGGAAGAGCTAGAAGTGTAGCAAAAGGCCTTGTTTTTGAGTATCCTAAGTAG
- the LOC137808744 gene encoding glycoprotein 3-alpha-L-fucosyltransferase A, which yields MMGLVTNLRRSRTEGAQQESMPVLAPGGNPKRKWSNLMPLVVAFVVIAEIAFLGRLDMAKNAAMVDTLADLFYRSRAVVEGDDLGMGGLVAPDRNSESDSCEEWLEREDAVTYSRDFSKDPVFVSRAVQEWKTCSIGCKFGFSGDKKPDAAFGLPQPSGTASVLRSMESAKYYAENNIAMARRRGYNIIMTTSLSSDVPVGYFSWAEYDMMAPVQPKTEAALAAAFISNCGARNFRLQALEALEKLNIKIDSYGGCHRNRDGRVSKVEALKHYKFSLAFENSNEEDYVTEKFFQSLVAGTVPVVVGAPNIQDFAPSPGSILHIKEIEDVESVAKTMRYLSENPEAYNQSLRWKYEGPSDSFKALVDMAAVHSSCRLCIHLATVSREKEEKSPSFKRRPCKCTRGLQTVYHIYVRERGRFEMESIYLRSGNLTLDSVKAAVVLKFTSKNHVPVWKTERPEVIRGGTDLKLYKIYPIGLTQRQALYTFSFKGDADFRSHLENNPCAKFEVIFV from the exons ATGATGGGTCTGGTCACGAATCTTCGACGTTCAAGAACAGAGGGTGCCCAACAAGAGAGCATGCCCGTTTTGGCTCCGGGTGGCAACCCAAAGAGGAAATGGAGCAATCTAATGCCTCTTGTTGTGGCCTTTGTGGTCATTGCGGAGATCGCGTTTCTGGGTAGGTTGGATATGGCAAAAAACGCTGCCATGGTTGACACCCTCGCTGACTTGTTCTACCGCTCTCGTGCGGTCGTTGAAGGTGACGATTTGGGGATGGGTGGGTTGGTGGCTCCTGATCGGAATTCTGAATCGGATAGTTGTGAGGAATGGTTGGAGAGGGAGGATGCTGTCACGTATTCGAGGGACTTTTCCAAAGACCCTGTTTTTGTTTCTAGAGCTGTCCAG GAGTGGAAGACGTGTTCAATTGGATGTAAATTTGGGTTTAGTGGGGATAAGAAGCCAGATGCTGCATTTGGGTTACCTCAACCAAGTGGAACAGCTAGCGTTCTGCGATCAATGGAATCGGCAAAATACTATGCTGAGAACAATATTGCCATGGCAAGACG GAGGGGATATAACATTATAATGACAACCAGTCTATCATCGGATGTTCCTGTTGGATATTTTTCATGGGCTGAGTATGATATGATGGCACCAGTGCAGCCAAAAACTGAAGCTGCTCTTGCAGCTGCATTCATTTCCAATTGTGGTGCTCGAAATTTCCGGTTGCAAGCTCTTGAGGCCCTTGAAAAATTAAACATCAAGATTGATTCTTATGGTGGTTGTCATAGGAACCGTGATGGAAGAG TGAGCAAAGTGGAAGCCCTGAAGCACTACAAGTTTAGCTTAGCATTTGAGAATTCTAATGAGGAAGATTATGTAACTGAAAAATTCTTCCAATCCCTTGTTGCTG GAACTGTCCCTGTggttgttggtgctccaaacaTTCAGGACTTTGCTCCTTCTCCTGGTTCAATTTTACATATTAAAGAAATAGAGGATGTTGAGTCTGTTGCAAAGACCATGAGATACCTATCAGAAAATCCAGAAGCATATAATCAATCATTGAG GTGGAAGTATGAGGGTCCATCTGATTCCTTCAAGGCCCTTGTGGATATGGCGGCTGTACATTCGTCGTGCCGCCTTTGCATTCACTTGGCCACAGTGAGTAGAGAGAaggaagaaaagagtccaagctTTAAGAGACGTCCTTGCAAGTGCACTAGAGGGCTACAAACTGTATACCATATCTATGTGAGAGAAAGGGGAAGGTTTGAAATGGAGTCCATTTACCTAAG GTCTGGCAATTTAACTCTGGATTCTGTGAAGGCTGCTGTTGTTTTGAAGTTCACATCCAAGAATCATGTACCTGTATGGAAGACTGAAAGGCCTGAAGTTATAAGAGGGGGTACTGATTTGAAACTCTACAAAATATACCCAATTGGCTTGACACAGAGACAAGCTCTTTATACCTTCAGCTTCAAAGGTGATGCTGATTTCAGGAGTCACTTGGAGAACAATCCTTGTGCCAAGTTTGAAGTCATTTTTGTGTAG
- the LOC137808745 gene encoding ferredoxin--nitrite reductase, chloroplastic, with protein MSSFSVRFLAPPCCPSSRSKTLLCATPTAAPAASETVEASRLEPRVEERDGFWVLKEEYRGGISPQEKVKLEKDPMKLFMEGGIEDLAKMSLEEIESSKHTKDDIDVRLKWLGLFHRRKHHYGRFMMRLKLPNGVTTSSQTRYLASVIRKYGKDGCADVTTRQNWQIRGVVLPDVPEILKGLAEVGLTSLQSGMDNVRNSVGNPLAGIDPDEIVDTRPYNNLLSQFITANSLGNPAMSNLPRKWNVCVVGSHDLFEHPHINDLAYMPANNKDGRFGFNLLVGGFFSAKRCAEAIPLDAWVSADDVIPVCKAVLEAYRDLGFRGNRQKTRMMWLIDELGIEVFRSEVEKRMAGKQLERAQEDLVKKQWERRDYLGVHPQKQEGLSYVGIHIPVGRIQADEMDELALLADEYGSGELRLTVEQNIIIPNVDNSKLEALLQEPLLKHKFSPEPSLLMKTLVACTGNQFCGQAIIETKARALKVTEEVERQVAVTRPVRMHWTGCPNTCGQVQVADIGFMGCMARDENGKATEGVDIFLGGRIGSDSHLAELYKKGVPCKNLVPVVADILVKHFGAVQRNREEVED; from the exons ATGTCTTCTTTTTCTGTTCGTTTTCTGGCCCCTCCATGCTGCCCCAGCTCTCGCTCCAAGACACTGCTCTGTGCCACGCCCACGGCGGCTCCGGCTGCCTCAGAGACGGTGGAGGCGTCCAGGTTGGAGCCTAGAGTGGAGGAGAGAGATGGGTTCTGGGTTTTGAAGGAAGAGTACAGGGGGGGCATCAGCCCTCAGGAAAAGGTGAAGCTTGAGAAAGACCCCATGAAGCTTTTCATGGAAGGTGGGATTGAGGATTTGGCTAAGATGTCCCTTGAGGAAATTGAGAGCTCCAAGCACACTAAGGATGATATTGATGTTAGACTCAAGTGGCTTGGCCTTTTTCATAGGAGAAAGCATCACT ATGGTAGGTTTATGATGAGGCTGAAGCTTCCAAATGGGGTGACAACTAGCTCTCAGACTCGATATTTGGCGAGTGTGATCAGGAAGTATGGAAAAGATGGGTGTGCTGATGTAACAACGAGGCAGAATTGGCAAATTAGAGGTGTGGTGCTACCTGATGTGCCAGAAATTCTTAAGGGACTAGCAGAAGTTGGTTTGACAAGTCTGCAGAGTGGCATGGACAATGTGAGAAACTCTGTGGGTAACCCTCTTGCTGGCATTGACCCTGATGAGATTGTTGATACTAGACCTTACAACAACTTGTTATCTCAATTCATCACTGCCAATTCACTTGGCAACCCAGCCATGTCAAACTT GCCTAGGAAGTGGAATGTGTGTGTGGTGGGATCCCACGATCTGTTTGAGCATCCCCACATCAATGATCTGGCTTACATGCCTGCTAACAATAAGGATGGTCGTTTTGGATTCAACTTACTGGTTGGTGGTTTCTTTAGTGCCAAGAGATGTGCTGAAGCAATTCCACTTGATGCCTGGGTCTCTGCAGATGATGTAATCCCAGTTTGTAAAGCAGTTCTTGAGGCATATAGGGACCTTGGCTTCAGAGGGAACAGACAGAAAACAAGAATGATGTGGTTGATTGATGAACTC GGGATAGAAGTATTCAGGTCAGAGGTGGAGAAAAGAATGGCAGGAAAGCAGCTGGAGAGAGCTCAGGAAGATCTGGTTAAGAAACAATGGGAAAGAAGAGACTACTTAGGTGTTCATCCACAGAAACAGGAGGGTCTAAGCTATGTTGGTATTCACATTCCAGTTGGTAGAATCCAAGCAGATGAGATGGATGAGTTGGCCCTTTTGGCAGATGAATATGGCAGTGGTGAGCTGAGGCTAACAGTGGAGCAGAACATAATAATCCCCAATGTGGACAACTCAAAACTTGAGGCCTTGCTCCAAGAGCCTCTCTTGAAACACAAGTTTTCACCAGAACCTTCTCTTTTGATGAAAACATTGGTGGCTTGCacgggtaaccagttttgcgGGCAGGCCATAATTGAGACAAAGGCCAGGGCATTGAAAGTCACTGAGGAAGTGGAGAGGCAAGTGGCTGTGACTAGGCCTGTGAGAATGCATTGGACTGGTTGCCCCAACACCTGTGGTCAGGTGCAGGTTGCTGATATTGGTTTCATGGGGTGCATGGCTAGGGATGAGAATGGTAAAGCCACTGAAGGTGTGGATATTTTTCTGGGAGGGAGAATTGGAAGTGATTCACATTTAGCTGAGTTGTATAAGAAGGGTGTGCCTTGCAAGAATTTGGTGCCTGTTGTTGCAGACATTCTTGTAAAACACTTTGGAGCTGTTCAAAGGAATAGAGAGGAAGTGGAAGATTAG